In Risungbinella massiliensis, the genomic stretch GTTGGATTAAACAAGGGGGATTGCCATAACATTTCGTAATGGACTTTTTCCAAAATAAGATAAAAAGATCGTGATGAATCCATTGTGTGCGACTCCTTAACCTTCCAATTGGCTATCTTAGCCATCATCTCTACCATGTTACGAAGGGAGGAGGGATCTGGGATACTATTGTCATCTTCTAATAGGAAAAGGAGTTTACCCGTTTGAGTGACAAGAGAATACGTTTGTTTCAAAAGCTCCAACAGATCATAGGTAGAGGAAGGACTCTCTTTTATTTGAATCAGTATCCCTTCCCATAATCCTTTGGTTGAGACGGAGAGATTCCCGTTCGTTTTGCCATTCCATTGTATCTGTAGTATTCGGTCTCCCTTAACAAAATAAGACTCCCATCGCTGTTGTCTCTGCTTTATTCGTTCCAAATCATCTTGTAGAGGATAGAGGGGCGACACTTTCCAATAGATAGTAGTTGGTTTGATTCCTATGGAAGCAATCGAGATGGAAGGAGCTTCTTGTATTGATTCAACTTTTTGCTGTATACGTTCCTTATTTTTTTCCAGATCGTTTTGTAGCAAAGTTGGATTACTTGTATAAGTAACGGCTTTTTCTAACATCTCCTCAGCTTTAATTAAGTTGTTTTGTTCCGAATAACAGTTTCCTAAACGATGATATAAAGTAGCTAGCTGTTCTTTGGTTTTCGCAATACCCTCTTGAAGAGAAAAAATTTCTTGCATTTGAATAGAGGGGTTCAATTCACTTGCTTTTTGAAAGGATTGAACAGCTGTCTGGTAAACCTGTATTTGAATATAGCAAGTCCCTAATAAACTCCAAATCTCAGCTTGAAATGATTTGGATTCCTGATCCATAGAACGAGAGACATAGACTAAATGTTGGATGGCTTCAACATAGCGCTTGCTACCCATCAGTAGTTTAGCTAGATGGTAATGTGCTGCAATGGTTTGAGGGTAAATTTGTAAAACATTCTTCAGGATCTCCTGGGCTTCTTCTAATCTCCCAAATCGCTCTGCTTCATTTGCATTGAGTAGCTCCATACAAACAATTTCGTGATCTCCCATCTTGTTTGGAGCCGTCTTAAATAGTAACTCCTTGACAGCAACTGTAATATGCTCTCCTGTCTGTTTCCATGTGAAAGAAGACAAGATTTTTTTACTGGCGAGCTTGCCTTTCTTATCTAATTCGTTCCGATTTTCATAAACATATCTCATCATCTTTTGTAATTTGGCTTGCTCTATATGCAACCACCAAGGATTTTGTATCAATTTGTGTCCATCTATTTCGTCTGTTTCTAATATTTCTTCTTTTGCGGAAAGAAAAAAAGCAGTCTCTTCATCGCAAAAATCTTGGCTGGGCCCTTTATTCGGTACAATGGCAGGTGTCCCACAAGCCATTGCTTCAATAATAGGAAGACCAAATCCCTCGCCTCGATAAGGATGTACGAGACAGTCACATGCACGATATAAGCTGGCAAGTTCTTGTTCAGATAAATGGTCATCCATGTACTCGATGCGAGGGATTCCTTCTTGTTTTGTCAGAGAGTAGATTTTTTCTGCCATGGAAGAATCTTTATAAAAAGAATTACTGCCAGAGTCTTTAATCACCAAACAAACATCTTCATCTGCAGAAAACTCCTCCAAATAGGCAGCGAGGAGCAGATCGATCCCTTTTCGCGGGATAGTTCCTCCTACAAAAAGAAAATGAAAAAAGGAGGGACGTTGCAAAAGAAAAGGCTCCACTTGATTATGATAAATCTTTTCGTCGACTCCAAGCGGTATGACTCGGATCTTATGTTCTGGGATTCCACAGCGGACATAATTTTCCTTGTTGTAATGGCTATAAACCCATATCTCATCCGTCCAAAACTTCATAGGCATCAGCCAAGATTTCGGAACCGCCCCGAACTCCCAGGGTTGCATTGTAACCCAATACTTACTCTTAGGAGACTTCCAATGTGGAGGCCATTGATGATATATCGAAATATCATGTATCGTTGTTCCTTCTGATAAAGCAGTATGGTTTGTTTGATCTGTGTTAATGGAGAGTAGCTCAATCTCAATTTTATTTTGTAGTTGTTTTCGAATATTGCGATTCACTTTACCAAAGCTGTGGTTTTCTGAAAAAGAACCTTTCCAACAAATGGAGATTTGCTCGTTAGGCACGGCTCACACCTCCCTAGTTATCTGCATCATATTCATGGTGAAAAAAGTCGTGATAAATGACTAGGAAAAATTCTAAGGAGGAAGATATCGTGATTTCTTTTAAGCAATTATCCCTTTGCATGATTGTAAAAGACGAGGAAGAGACACTTGCCTCATGTTTAGAAAGCGTAAAGTACATTGTGGATGAAATCATTTTAGTGGATACCGGTTCGACCGATCGAACGAAGGAGATAGCTCAAAATTACGGAGCAAACATTTATGACTTCCCATGGACGGATGACTTTTCTGCTGCACGAAACTACGGGATTCAAAAAGCGCAGGGGGATTGGATCTTATGGCTAGATGCAGACGAGAAGGTAGAAGTCAAAGATGCGGCCATGTTACGTGATATATTGTATTGTTCGAATTATGATTTATTGGCAGTCAATCTAATCAACTTTATTGGTGAAAAGGAAGACAAAAGTCACTTTTATCAGATTGCACATCATCGACTATTTCGTAACCATATGGGGTTTTGCTTTGAGAATAGAATTCATGAAACGCTTAATATAACAAATGTTCTTTCGGAAACAGATCAGAAAAAAAGGGTAGGGATTGTACCAATTCGTGTGTACCACACTGGATACCTACAAACGTCAGTAGAGAAAAAAGGGAAATTTGAACGAAATCTCACTTTGTTAAAGCGTGAACTAGGGGAAAAGGAACATAGTCCTTGGATTCACTACCACATTGCATCTGAGTATTACCGCGTCCAAGAGTATGCTAAAGCTTTTCAACACGTTAATCAGTCCATTCGTGACTTTTTAACAGCCAAATCGACACCACCAGCTCTTTTATACAAGCTAAAATACTCTATTATGCTCAGTCTCGGGAGTATAGAGGGAGCATGGCCTAGCATTCGCTTAGCAGTATCGTTATATCCTGATTATGTAGATCTGCACTTCTATATGGGATATATCTTGCTAGCTCGTGGAGAATATAAAGAAGCACTAGCATCATTCCAAAAATGCCTAGAGATAGGGGAAGGTAACTTAGAATACCTTTGTTTATATGGTTTGGGGAGCTATCAAGCGATGTACTACTGTGGTCTTTGTCATCAAAAGTTAGGAGAACCAAGCGAGGCAATTAAATGCTTTCTCCAAACGGTTGTGGTATCACCAAATTTTCAGGATGCGAGAAAAGCTCTTCGGATCTGCTTAAAAAACCAGGGATTCACTCTAGACTCTTTCTTGGATCAATACTATTCAAACGAGGATGCTCAAAAATATCAAAAGTTAATATCTGATACAGACAAAAATAAAAGTTGATAAAAACAGCTATTCATATTAGCTGTTTTTTTACTTTTTGCCGTGCCCGTTACATAACTTTCTCCATATGATGGAAAGTAACTTCACTTAACTGGAAAACTAAGCTCTTGGAACAAATGGAGGTGAAACGATGGGTCCAGCAAATGTTTCAAAGTTTCGTTCGACTACTACATCGGATTTACCTGATACTCATCCACAATCACTTGGCTCGATTGCGATAGAAGAATTATCGTTAGCCAATATTATGAATGCTGAGGAAGAGAAAATTCAATTCATACTGGGAACTCTAACACCTACTAATACACCATTAACTCCATCTTCCATTACACTTTCCAATTTATTTTATACATCTTTAACTCCAACCATGGTCACTCTTTCTAATATATGTACTATTCCTAGATCGATATATAGTAACTATAAGTAAACAATCAGCAGATTTAAGTAAAAGATAGCCTCGTTTATTATGGGGCTTATTATTAATGCCACCGTCTTATAAAACTATACAGTGGCAAATTCATTTTATTATGGTTGATAATTTGATTATTGTATATCTACTGCATTTTGTAGAACATCGGTCGGGATTTGGATCTCATCTGGTAAAGTGTTTGCTTTTTTTTGAGGTGATGCGGTGATGAATTACAAATGACTCTCCATTTTTGACTGGATTTGTGATAGTTAGATTTTGGATACATTTGGTTGACTTTGAACTACAGGTTCTTCGTTCGCATACAACCAGACAGCAATAGAAAGGGAAGAAACAGTATGCCGAAGCAATGAATTTGAAATTTCTTCTTGGGAGCGCTACTTTACTGAATATTTAGATATATAAATACTGATCAATACACAATTATGTCATTGCCAAAAAGTAAGTTTTAGTTTATTCTTAATTTGGTTAATTAATCGTCTAATAACCAAAAAAACCAGTCTCTTGGGGAACCGAGGACTGGTTTTTTATGTTTAACCTTGTTTGCTCCTTTGATAATACTGAACGGACTGCTCACTAATCTGCCAGTTTCCGTCCGACTTTTTTCCTACTAACTCACCCTGGTCTAACAGATCTAATACCACTAGTTCATCACATGAACATATTTCCATTACCGCTTCCAAAGGGAGGGTATTATCCTCCAAAAAAGGCTCCACTTCATATTCTCCTTCTAATCCAAGAAAATCTTGTTTTTGTCCCAAACGATACCAAAAGTCCAAGACAGCTCTACCCAATGGACTGTTTTTCAACTCACTTGTGAGTCGGGAACTACCTTTCATCCAAGCGTTTGTTGGTTGTTGAAAAAATGTTTGAAACGATGTAAATGGTTCATTTTGTTGATATTTATGAAGACACTCCATATAAAATTGAAATTCCGACACCGTCAATGACTCTAGATTAATAATTTTCCCTAAAATAGGAATGTGTATTTTTAACATAGTTAGATCGCTCACTTTCTAAAATATATATCTATTTTATTAATTCTTCGGTAATTTTGTAGATTTTGATATTAGAAATATCTTATACTCCTTACTAGACGATTAATTAACCAAAGGAGTGAGTGAGAATGTATGTAAAGGGCACGATTACTTTGTCTGGTAATGGTGGAAAAAAGGTCCTTCCTAGCGAATTGGATAACTTGCTGGAAGTGGCTTGTAGCCATTTTAGCGGCTGCACGATCGAGTTTCATCAGGACAACATCACGGTTTTTGTTGGCTTGCAAGAGGGGGAAGATCTCATGAAGTTCCAAAAGATGAGAGAACAATTGGGCAACCCTCCAGCCAAGGTAGGAAAATTCAACGTGGAAACAGCAGACGTATTGGCGAAAGCAAAGAATACACAAACAGCTGGAAACATTGTTATCTTCTTGCCGAAGTATAACAATGTTGGAGAACTTTTCTCCAATCAAGTCTACCAAGACATCCTAGAATTTATAAAGAAAGAATGCAAGCTTGTTCCATCCATTGGAACTGAAAAAACAATCGGAGCTTGGATGGATGAGGGTGTTATCTATTATGATGAACACCAAAAAGTGTCGATCTCCAATACTAGCGATTATAGCACAATCGAAAAAATCGCGAAGTATGCTGGCGAGAAGTTGAATCAACTCGCGATGTTTGTCGATTACGGAGATACTTTCTCCATAATCGACACTGATCCTGTCCCTTACCAGGGATAGACTCCCTGGTAAGACAACTTTTATCCACTCACTCCGATCATTTATACATAGAGTCAATCAAATCTTTATGTATAAGGACTCCACTATCATTCGTGGAGTCCTTTTGATGTATATATGAACATCAAATCAAAGTATCTCAATATATCCTTCTGTTCCATTTACCCGGATCCGTTGTCCATCTTTGATTTGTTTTGTGGCATTTTCCACACCTACAACTGCTGGAAGGCCATATTCACGGGCAATGACAGATCCATGTGTCATCAGTCCGCCCACTTCTGTTACAAGGCCTTTTATTGATACAAATAGTGGCGTCCAACTGGGGTCTGTAAATCTGGTTACCAAAATATCACCATCTTCTATGTCGGCTTCCTCCATCTTTAATACGATCCGCGCCCTTCCTTCCATAATACCAGATGAAACGGGTATACCTACTAAGGCACCTGAAGGGACATTGTCAGTGTTATATTTTCCAAATATAATCTCACCCTCCGATGTCATGATACGTGGTGGAGCCAATTTTTCATATATGGCATATTCCTCTTGTCTTTCTATTATCATTCTATAATCTAGATGATTAGTACGAACAACTTCCCTGAATTCCTCAAATGATAGATAATAAATATCCTCTTCCTGTTGGATAACACCCCTTTGCACCAGTACGGTAGCCTCTTTCATTAAAGCTTGCTTATAAATTTGGTATCGTCTGATAAAAGAGTACTTTGGATATTCACGATAACCAATAAAATTACGTAAAACACGGATCATTTTCTTTGTCTTTTTTGCCTTTTGTTTGCCACGGGGCAATTGTTCCAAGCGACGTAAGAGATCTCGCTCTTTTTGCTTTGCTTCTAATCGTCCTTGTTCAAATTTGACAGTACTCGCATTTGATTCGAAGTTTTTGATATTACTGAGAATCATTGGAATGAGAGCTGTTGGCTGTTCACTCCAACGAGGTTTGGTAATATCTATCTCTCCGGGGCAACGCATACCATATTTTTTTAGATACTTCTGCATAGCACCATGGACCACTTCGCCGCCTTCTATTTTAGTTAGTTCCTCAAAGAAGTTCTCATCTTTGGCTTCATCAAAAAAGGTGATTACATCTGGATATTGTCGAACCACATCCGATACATCCAAAAGCGCTAGTCCCATTTCAGATGTAATGTTGTTGGATACTGATTGAGAAAGCGTGTCGGCTACGTTCTTTTCACCAAGCCA encodes the following:
- a CDS encoding glycosyltransferase, which translates into the protein MPNEQISICWKGSFSENHSFGKVNRNIRKQLQNKIEIELLSINTDQTNHTALSEGTTIHDISIYHQWPPHWKSPKSKYWVTMQPWEFGAVPKSWLMPMKFWTDEIWVYSHYNKENYVRCGIPEHKIRVIPLGVDEKIYHNQVEPFLLQRPSFFHFLFVGGTIPRKGIDLLLAAYLEEFSADEDVCLVIKDSGSNSFYKDSSMAEKIYSLTKQEGIPRIEYMDDHLSEQELASLYRACDCLVHPYRGEGFGLPIIEAMACGTPAIVPNKGPSQDFCDEETAFFLSAKEEILETDEIDGHKLIQNPWWLHIEQAKLQKMMRYVYENRNELDKKGKLASKKILSSFTWKQTGEHITVAVKELLFKTAPNKMGDHEIVCMELLNANEAERFGRLEEAQEILKNVLQIYPQTIAAHYHLAKLLMGSKRYVEAIQHLVYVSRSMDQESKSFQAEIWSLLGTCYIQIQVYQTAVQSFQKASELNPSIQMQEIFSLQEGIAKTKEQLATLYHRLGNCYSEQNNLIKAEEMLEKAVTYTSNPTLLQNDLEKNKERIQQKVESIQEAPSISIASIGIKPTTIYWKVSPLYPLQDDLERIKQRQQRWESYFVKGDRILQIQWNGKTNGNLSVSTKGLWEGILIQIKESPSSTYDLLELLKQTYSLVTQTGKLLFLLEDDNSIPDPSSLRNMVEMMAKIANWKVKESHTMDSSRSFYLILEKVHYEMLWQSPLFNPTGYAEEQKYFLEGIRPFPVRIKLQPIYGSDSYEYPSELQTYLTSLQNQSINQPLIHYQAAPANLISYPVAPISIGRTMFETDSLPPEWVKNLNEMTEVWVPSEFNRETFANAGIDPKRIYLMPGTLDERVYDPEKVQSIAMPNQHSFKFLSVFDWSVRKGWDVLLKAYFEEFHYKNEVSLILKITKINEPGINPYREIKELSRQMGLAQVPHVQIIQENLTEEELIRLYASVDCFVLPSRGEGWGRPYMEAMAMQLPTIGTKWSGQMAFMNDQNSYLLDVENLVPVDPEQMPAHFHGHRWANPSVDHLKQLMRYVFDHPKEAKKKGIDARRTLFPAFSRQRIGQRMYRRMDELVRSYFQQ
- a CDS encoding glycosyltransferase family 2 protein, translated to MISFKQLSLCMIVKDEEETLASCLESVKYIVDEIILVDTGSTDRTKEIAQNYGANIYDFPWTDDFSAARNYGIQKAQGDWILWLDADEKVEVKDAAMLRDILYCSNYDLLAVNLINFIGEKEDKSHFYQIAHHRLFRNHMGFCFENRIHETLNITNVLSETDQKKRVGIVPIRVYHTGYLQTSVEKKGKFERNLTLLKRELGEKEHSPWIHYHIASEYYRVQEYAKAFQHVNQSIRDFLTAKSTPPALLYKLKYSIMLSLGSIEGAWPSIRLAVSLYPDYVDLHFYMGYILLARGEYKEALASFQKCLEIGEGNLEYLCLYGLGSYQAMYYCGLCHQKLGEPSEAIKCFLQTVVVSPNFQDARKALRICLKNQGFTLDSFLDQYYSNEDAQKYQKLISDTDKNKS